A single region of the Microtus ochrogaster isolate Prairie Vole_2 chromosome 2, MicOch1.0, whole genome shotgun sequence genome encodes:
- the Eif2b1 gene encoding translation initiation factor eIF-2B subunit alpha produces the protein MENHELIEYFKSQMKGDPNMASAVAAIQTLLEFLKRDKGETLQGLRANLTSAIETLCGVDSSVAVSSGGELFLRFISLTSLEYSDYSKCKKIMIERGELFLRRISLSRNKIADLCHTFIKDGARILTHAYSRVVLRVLEEAVAAKKRFSVYITESQPDLSGKKMAKALCHLNVPVTVVLDAAVGYIMEKADLVIVGAEGVVENGGIINKIGTNQMAVCAKAQNKPFYVVAESFKFVRLFPLNQQDVPDKFKYKADTLKSVQTGQDLKEEHPWVDYTSPSLITLLFTDLGVLTPSAVSDELIKLYL, from the exons ATGGAGAACCACG aGTTAATTGAATACTTTAAGTCTCAGATGAAAGGCGATCCTAACATGGCCTCAGCAGTGGCTGCCATCCAGACCTTGCTGGAGTTCTTGAAGAGAGACAAAG GGGAGACGCTGCAGGGCCTGAGGGCAAACCTCACCAGTGCCATAGAAACCCTGTGTGGCGTGGACTCGTCCGTGGCCGTGTCCTCTGGTGGAGAGCTCTTCCTCCGCTTCATCAGCCTCACCTCCCTGGAGTACTCT GATTACTCCAAGTGTAAGAAGATCATGATTGAGAGAGGAGAGCTTTTCCTCAGGAGAATATCTCTGTCAAGAAATAAAATTGCAGATCTGTGCCATACTTTCATCAAAGACGGGGCG AGAATTTTAACTCACGCCTACTCCAGAGTCGTCCTGAGGGTCCTAGAAGAAGCCGTGGCAGCCAAGAAGCGGTTCAGTGTATATATCACGGAGTCTCAGCCTGATTTATCCGG GAAGAAAATGGCCAAAGCCCTCTGCCACCTCAATGTTCCTGTCACCGTGGTGCTGGATGCTGCTGTTGG CTACATCATGGAGAAGGCAGATCTTGTCATAGTTGGTGCTGAAGGAGTGGTTGAGAACGGAGGCATTATTAACAAG ATTGGGACCAACCAGATGGCCGTGTGTGCCAAAgcccaaaacaaacccttctatGTGGTTGCAGAAAGTTTCAAGTTTGTACGGCTCTTCCCACTCAACCAGCAAGACGTCCCAGATAAGTTTAAG TACAAGGCAGACACTCTCAAGTCTGTGCAGACTGGGCAGGACCTCAAAGAGGAACACCCGTGGGTGGACTATACTTCCCCATCCTTGATCACCCTGCTGTTTACGGACCTGGGCGTGCTAACGCCCTCTGCTGTAAGCGATGAGCTCATCAAGCTGTACCTGTGA
- the Ddx55 gene encoding ATP-dependent RNA helicase DDX55 isoform X2, with translation MEHVTEGAWESLQVPLHPRVLGALRELGFPHMTPVQSATIPLFMKNKDVAAEAVTGSGKTLAFVIPIVEILLRREEKLKKSQVGAIIITPTRELAIQIDEVLSHFTKHFPQFSQILWIGGRNPGEDVERFKQHGGNIIVATPGRLEDMFRRKAEGLDLASCVRSLDVLVLDEADRLLDMGFEASINTILEFLPKQRRTGLFSATQTQEVENLVRAGLRNPVRISVKEKGVAASSTQKTPSRLENHYMICKADDKFNQLVHFLRNHQQEKHLVFFSTCACVEYYGKALEALLKRAKILCIHGKMKYKRNKIFMEFRKLQSGILVCTDVMARGIDIPEVNWVLQYDPPSNASAFVHRCGRTARIGHGGSALVFLLPMEEAYINFLAINQKCPLQEMSLQRNTVDLLPKLRAMAMADRAVFEKGMKAFVSFVQAYAKHECSLIFRLKDLDFASLARGFALLRMPRMPELRGKQFPDFVPADIDTDMIPFKDKIREKQRQKLLEQKRKERTENEGRRKFIKNKAWSKQKAKKERKKKMKAKRKKDEGSDIDDEDMQELLNDTRLLKKFKKGKITEEEFEKGLLTSTKRTVPLTDLGVSDLEEDG, from the exons ATGGAACACGTGACGGAGGGTGCCTGGGAGTCGCTGCAGGTGCCGCTACATCCTCGGGTGCTGGGCGCACTGCGCGAGTTGGGCTTCCCGCACATGACGCCGGTGCAG TCGGCCACCATCCCTCTGTTCATGAAAAACAAAGATGTCGCTGCGGAGGCT GTGACAGGTAGTGGGAAAACCCTGGCCTTTGTCATCCCCATTGTGGAGATTCTtctgagaagggaggagaagtTAAAGAAGAGCCAG GTTGGAGCCATCATCATCACTCCCACTCGGGAGCTGGCCATTCAGATCGACGAGGTCCTTTCGCACTTCACAAAGCACTTCCCGCAGTTCAG TCAGATCTTGTGGATCGGAGGCCGGAAccctggagaagatgtggagagGTTCAAGCAGCATGG TGGGAACATCATTGTGGCAACCCCAGGCCGCCTGGAGGACATGTTCCGGAGGAAGGCTGAGGGTCTGGACCTGGCCAGCTGTGTGAGAAGCTTGGATGTCCTGGTGCTGGATGAGGCAGACAGACTTCTTGACATGGGCTTTGAAGCAAG CATAAACACCATCCTGGAGTTTTTGCCAAAGCAGAGGAGAACAGGCCTTTTCTCAGCCACGCAGACACAGGAAGTGGAGAATTTGGTGCGAGCGGGCCTCCGGAACCCTGTCCGAATCTCTGTGAAGGAGAAAGGTGTGGCAGCCAGCAGTACCCAGAAGACCCCATCCCGCCTGGAGAACCATTACATG ATATGTAAGGCAGATGACAAATTCAATCAGCTGGTCCATTTCCTTCGGAACCATCAGCAGGAGAAGCACCTAGTCTTCTTCAG CACGTGCGCGTGTGTGGAGTACTATGGGAAGGCCCTGGAGGCGCTGCTCAAGAGAGCCAAGATCCTGTGCATCCACGGGAAGATGAAGTACAAGCGCAATAAGATCTTCATGGAGTTCCGCAAGCTGCAGAG TGGGATCTTGGTGTGCACGGATGTGATGGCCCGGGGAATTGATATTCCTGAAGTTAACTGGGTTTTACAGTACGATCCTCCCAGCAATGCCAG TGCCTTCGTGCATCGCTGTGGACGCACAGCCCGGATAGGCCACGGTGGCAGCGCTCTGGTGTTCCTACTGCCGATGGAGGAGGCGTACATCAACTTCCTGGCCATTAACCAGAAA TGTCCCCTGCAGGAGATGAGCCTCCAGAGAAACACAGTAGACCTTCTGCCAAAGCTCCGGGCCATGGCCATGGCCGACAGGGCAGTGTTCGAGAAGGGCATGAAAGCCTTCGTGTCCTTCGTCCAGGCTTATGCAAAGCACGAGTGCAGCCTCATCTTCAGGCTGAAGG ATCTTGACTTTGCAAGCCTTGCTCGAGGGTTTGCCCTGCTAAGGATGCCCAGGATGCCAGAACTGAGGGGGAAGCAGTTTCCAGATTTTGTGCCCGCAGACATCGATACTGACATGATtccatttaaagataaaattagagaaaaacagaggcagaaacttttGGAGCAGAAACGAAAAGAGAGGACAGAAAATGAAGGGAGAAGAAAGTTCATCAAAAATAAAGCTTGGTCGAAGCAGAAGGccaagaaggagaggaagaagaagatgaaggcaaagaggaaaaaGGATGAG GGTTCGGATATCGATGACGAGGACATGCAGGAACTCCTTAATGACACAAGGCTCTTGAAAAAGTTTAAGAAAGGTAAGATCACAGAAGAAGAATTTGAGAAGGGGTTGCTGACAAGCACCAAAAGAACAGTCCCGCTGACAGACTTAGGGGTCTCAGACTTGGAAGAGGACGGCTGA
- the Ddx55 gene encoding ATP-dependent RNA helicase DDX55 isoform X1 gives MEHVTEGAWESLQVPLHPRVLGALRELGFPHMTPVQSATIPLFMKNKDVAAEAVTGSGKTLAFVIPIVEILLRREEKLKKSQVGAIIITPTRELAIQIDEVLSHFTKHFPQFSQILWIGGRNPGEDVERFKQHGGNIIVATPGRLEDMFRRKAEGLDLASCVRSLDVLVLDEADRLLDMGFEASINTILEFLPKQRRTGLFSATQTQEVENLVRAGLRNPVRISVKEKGVAASSTQKTPSRLENHYMICKADDKFNQLVHFLRNHQQEKHLVFFSTCACVEYYGKALEALLKRAKILCIHGKMKYKRNKIFMEFRKLQSGILVCTDVMARGIDIPEVNWVLQYDPPSNASAFVHRCGRTARIGHGGSALVFLLPMEEAYINFLAINQKCPLQEMSLQRNTVDLLPKLRAMAMADRAVFEKGMKAFVSFVQAYAKHECSLIFRLKDLDFASLARGFALLRMPRMPELRGKQFPDFVPADIDTDMIPFKDKIREKQRQKLLEQKRKERTENEGRRKFIKNKAWSKQKAKKERKKKMKAKRKKDEVECGALCSLASSLEPRHSVCEDSNVATVGWAVWTPHSPVHFGASGVDPGSCRPNRICCFLEPQLTALLLLHSGFGYR, from the exons ATGGAACACGTGACGGAGGGTGCCTGGGAGTCGCTGCAGGTGCCGCTACATCCTCGGGTGCTGGGCGCACTGCGCGAGTTGGGCTTCCCGCACATGACGCCGGTGCAG TCGGCCACCATCCCTCTGTTCATGAAAAACAAAGATGTCGCTGCGGAGGCT GTGACAGGTAGTGGGAAAACCCTGGCCTTTGTCATCCCCATTGTGGAGATTCTtctgagaagggaggagaagtTAAAGAAGAGCCAG GTTGGAGCCATCATCATCACTCCCACTCGGGAGCTGGCCATTCAGATCGACGAGGTCCTTTCGCACTTCACAAAGCACTTCCCGCAGTTCAG TCAGATCTTGTGGATCGGAGGCCGGAAccctggagaagatgtggagagGTTCAAGCAGCATGG TGGGAACATCATTGTGGCAACCCCAGGCCGCCTGGAGGACATGTTCCGGAGGAAGGCTGAGGGTCTGGACCTGGCCAGCTGTGTGAGAAGCTTGGATGTCCTGGTGCTGGATGAGGCAGACAGACTTCTTGACATGGGCTTTGAAGCAAG CATAAACACCATCCTGGAGTTTTTGCCAAAGCAGAGGAGAACAGGCCTTTTCTCAGCCACGCAGACACAGGAAGTGGAGAATTTGGTGCGAGCGGGCCTCCGGAACCCTGTCCGAATCTCTGTGAAGGAGAAAGGTGTGGCAGCCAGCAGTACCCAGAAGACCCCATCCCGCCTGGAGAACCATTACATG ATATGTAAGGCAGATGACAAATTCAATCAGCTGGTCCATTTCCTTCGGAACCATCAGCAGGAGAAGCACCTAGTCTTCTTCAG CACGTGCGCGTGTGTGGAGTACTATGGGAAGGCCCTGGAGGCGCTGCTCAAGAGAGCCAAGATCCTGTGCATCCACGGGAAGATGAAGTACAAGCGCAATAAGATCTTCATGGAGTTCCGCAAGCTGCAGAG TGGGATCTTGGTGTGCACGGATGTGATGGCCCGGGGAATTGATATTCCTGAAGTTAACTGGGTTTTACAGTACGATCCTCCCAGCAATGCCAG TGCCTTCGTGCATCGCTGTGGACGCACAGCCCGGATAGGCCACGGTGGCAGCGCTCTGGTGTTCCTACTGCCGATGGAGGAGGCGTACATCAACTTCCTGGCCATTAACCAGAAA TGTCCCCTGCAGGAGATGAGCCTCCAGAGAAACACAGTAGACCTTCTGCCAAAGCTCCGGGCCATGGCCATGGCCGACAGGGCAGTGTTCGAGAAGGGCATGAAAGCCTTCGTGTCCTTCGTCCAGGCTTATGCAAAGCACGAGTGCAGCCTCATCTTCAGGCTGAAGG ATCTTGACTTTGCAAGCCTTGCTCGAGGGTTTGCCCTGCTAAGGATGCCCAGGATGCCAGAACTGAGGGGGAAGCAGTTTCCAGATTTTGTGCCCGCAGACATCGATACTGACATGATtccatttaaagataaaattagagaaaaacagaggcagaaacttttGGAGCAGAAACGAAAAGAGAGGACAGAAAATGAAGGGAGAAGAAAGTTCATCAAAAATAAAGCTTGGTCGAAGCAGAAGGccaagaaggagaggaagaagaagatgaaggcaaagaggaaaaaGGATGAGGTAGAGTGTGGTGCTCTTTGTTCCTTAGCCTCCTCCTTAGAACCCCGACATTCAGTGTGTGAGGACAGCAACGtggccacagtgggctgggctgtgTGGACACCGCACTCCCCCGTTCATTTTGGAGCCTCTGGTGTTGACCCTGGCTCCTGTAGGCCCAACAGGATCTGCTGCTTTCTAGAGCCGCAGCTAACAGCCTTGTTGCTTCTGCACTCAGGGTTCGGATATCGATGA